The following coding sequences lie in one Mycobacterium sp. Z3061 genomic window:
- a CDS encoding DUF5632 domain-containing protein, which produces MTPSASQSPANQPAVVRQTAPASPPLPPSAQGTQAAAATATGAAVGAASADATARKRLQRLINAVARQQPRLAWAAGDRADKTTLLVTDLASGWIPPGIDLPSAVTLLPPARRRGNLEALLGDATVTASYTPVHLLPDDFEPNPTSSRPRSVPDVTDLGWELSQATQWRDGLPRLAHTLAKATSAGTGVLDSEIDLLREHLATTSKCVLDSYPDHVDAHQVGNWQLLAAIDALVGGDRATANYHLAWFLQAQVTSP; this is translated from the coding sequence GTGACGCCCTCTGCCAGCCAATCCCCCGCCAACCAGCCGGCTGTCGTGCGTCAAACCGCCCCCGCCAGTCCCCCGCTGCCCCCTTCAGCGCAAGGAACCCAGGCCGCCGCCGCCACTGCAACCGGAGCCGCAGTCGGAGCTGCTTCGGCCGACGCCACCGCGCGAAAACGATTGCAGCGCTTGATCAACGCCGTCGCCCGTCAACAACCTCGCCTGGCCTGGGCTGCCGGAGACCGCGCCGATAAGACGACCCTGCTGGTGACCGATCTGGCCAGCGGATGGATCCCTCCCGGCATCGACCTGCCGTCGGCGGTAACCCTGCTACCGCCTGCACGGCGCCGCGGCAACTTGGAAGCCCTACTCGGCGACGCCACCGTCACCGCCAGCTACACCCCAGTCCATCTCCTGCCCGACGACTTTGAACCGAACCCCACCTCATCGCGACCCCGGTCCGTCCCAGACGTCACCGACCTCGGCTGGGAACTCAGCCAAGCCACCCAGTGGCGCGACGGCTTACCACGATTGGCACACACCCTCGCTAAAGCAACCTCAGCCGGCACCGGCGTGCTGGACTCTGAGATCGACCTTCTGCGCGAGCATCTGGCAACAACAAGCAAGTGCGTCCTGGACAGTTATCCCGACCACGTCGACGCCCACCAAGTGGGCAACTGGCAACTACTCGCTGCTATCGACGCCCTGGTGGGCGGCGACAGGGCGACCGCCAATTACCACCTCGCGTGGTTCCTTCAGGCGCAGGTCACAAGCCCGTGA
- a CDS encoding Xaa-Pro peptidase family protein has product MDADRFEAEVYARRLGAAASLAARAGLAGLVITPGYDLRYLLGSRAETFERLTALVVPAVGEPTVVLPRLELASLKDSAAFELGLSVRDWVDGENPYALVSGALGGAGAVAVADGMPALHLLPLAAELGVLPVLATEVLRELRMVKETAEIDALRAAGAAIDRVHARVPSFLVPGRTEAEVAADISEAIVAEGHSEVAFVIVGSGPHGADPHHGYSDRVLAKGDIVVVDIGGVYAPGYHSDSTRTYSIGEPDSAVAQQYSVLQQAQRAAFEMVRPGVTASQVDAAARDVLDEAGLAEYFVHRTGHGIGLGVHEEPYIVAGNELPLAAGMAFSIEPGIYFPGRWGARIEDIVVVTPDGAVSVNNQPHELVVVPVS; this is encoded by the coding sequence ATGGACGCTGACCGATTCGAGGCCGAGGTGTACGCCCGACGGCTGGGTGCCGCAGCTTCGCTGGCGGCGCGGGCCGGCTTGGCCGGGCTGGTGATCACGCCGGGTTATGACCTGCGCTATCTGCTCGGGTCACGCGCGGAGACGTTCGAGCGGTTGACTGCCTTGGTGGTCCCTGCCGTCGGCGAGCCGACGGTGGTGCTGCCGCGGCTCGAGTTGGCGTCATTGAAGGATTCGGCGGCCTTCGAACTGGGTTTGAGCGTGCGGGACTGGGTCGACGGGGAAAACCCGTATGCGTTGGTTTCCGGTGCTCTGGGCGGTGCTGGCGCGGTTGCGGTGGCCGACGGGATGCCGGCCTTGCACCTGTTGCCGTTGGCTGCCGAGTTGGGTGTTTTACCCGTGCTGGCCACCGAAGTGTTGCGGGAGTTGCGGATGGTCAAGGAGACGGCCGAGATTGACGCGCTGCGGGCGGCCGGTGCCGCGATTGACCGCGTGCACGCGCGGGTGCCCTCGTTCTTGGTGCCCGGCCGGACCGAGGCCGAGGTTGCCGCTGATATCTCGGAAGCGATTGTCGCAGAGGGACATTCGGAGGTGGCGTTTGTTATCGTCGGGTCAGGCCCGCACGGCGCCGATCCGCATCACGGGTATTCGGATCGTGTGCTGGCAAAGGGTGACATCGTCGTCGTCGACATCGGCGGTGTGTACGCGCCCGGTTACCACTCGGATTCGACCCGCACCTACAGCATCGGCGAGCCGGATTCTGCTGTTGCTCAACAATATTCGGTGTTGCAGCAGGCTCAGCGCGCCGCGTTCGAAATGGTCCGCCCGGGTGTGACGGCGTCGCAGGTCGATGCTGCGGCCCGCGACGTGTTGGACGAGGCCGGCCTGGCGGAGTATTTCGTGCACCGCACCGGGCATGGCATCGGATTGGGCGTGCATGAGGAGCCCTACATCGTTGCCGGCAACGAACTGCCGCTGGCCGCGGGTATGGCGTTTTCCATCGAGCCGGGCATCTACTTTCCGGGGCGGTGGGGTGCTCGCATCGAGGACATCGTGGTGGTGACGCCGGACGGGGCGGTGTCGGTCAACAACCAGCCGCATGAGCTCGTCGTGGTGCCGGTCTCGTAG
- a CDS encoding 5'-3' exonuclease: MPAPLLLLDGASMWFRSYFGVPSSIKAPDGRPVNAVRGFIDSMAVVITQHKPSRLAVCLDLDWRPQFRVDLIPSYKAHRVAEEEPAGEPDVEEVPDDLTPQVDMIMELLDAFGIPTAGAPGFEADDVLGTLAAQERNDPVVVVSGDRDLLQVVADEPVPVKVLYLGRGLSKATLFGPAQVAEQYGVPVDRAGPAYAELALLRGDPSDGLPGVPGVGEKTAATLLAQHGSLEQIVAAAEDPKSKMAKGLRTKLKSATDYIEAAEKVVRVATDAPVTISTPTDELPLHAADPKRTADLATRYGVGSSISRLQKALDAL; encoded by the coding sequence ATGCCCGCACCCCTGTTGTTGCTGGACGGCGCCAGCATGTGGTTTCGCTCGTACTTCGGCGTGCCCTCATCCATCAAGGCTCCCGACGGCAGACCAGTGAACGCCGTGCGCGGATTCATCGATTCCATGGCAGTGGTGATCACCCAGCACAAGCCGAGCAGGCTGGCCGTGTGCCTGGACCTGGACTGGCGCCCACAGTTCCGGGTGGACCTCATCCCCTCCTACAAAGCGCACCGCGTCGCCGAAGAAGAACCGGCCGGCGAACCTGACGTGGAAGAAGTTCCCGACGACCTCACCCCCCAGGTCGACATGATCATGGAGTTGCTAGACGCCTTCGGAATCCCCACGGCCGGCGCTCCGGGCTTCGAGGCGGACGACGTACTGGGAACCCTGGCCGCCCAGGAACGCAACGACCCGGTGGTGGTGGTCAGCGGAGACCGCGATCTGCTGCAGGTGGTCGCCGACGAACCCGTCCCCGTGAAGGTGCTCTACCTGGGCCGCGGCCTGTCCAAGGCCACCTTGTTCGGACCCGCCCAGGTCGCCGAACAGTATGGGGTACCGGTCGACAGGGCCGGACCGGCCTACGCCGAACTCGCGTTGCTGCGCGGTGATCCGTCCGACGGCCTGCCGGGCGTGCCGGGAGTCGGCGAGAAGACCGCGGCCACGCTGCTCGCCCAGCACGGCTCCCTGGAGCAGATCGTGGCGGCGGCCGAAGACCCAAAGTCCAAGATGGCCAAAGGGTTACGCACCAAATTGAAGTCCGCGACCGACTACATCGAGGCGGCTGAGAAGGTGGTGCGCGTGGCCACGGACGCGCCGGTCACCATCTCCACACCTACCGACGAGCTGCCGCTGCACGCGGCCGACCCGAAGCGCACCGCCGACCTTGCCACCCGGTACGGCGTCGGATCCTCGATCTCTCGCCTGCAAAAGGCGCTCGACGCCCTGTGA
- a CDS encoding DUF4333 domain-containing protein, with the protein MSGPQGPNQSWQPPGGSSDPTVAGSPWQQQPGGQDATWHAQSYPAAEYPGYQQPADPAYPQQSPGYGSDLGSQATQYGATPQYGQPQQYGQPQQYGQPQQYGQPQQYGQPGQYPQQPYAQAPQGKKRSKAFLGAVIGGIALLFVVVILVLGFVVPGFFVTTKLNVNKANTDVQSILTDETNGYGAKNVKDVKCNGGSDPVVKKGGTFDCTVSIDGANKHVTVTFQDDKGTYEVGRPQ; encoded by the coding sequence ATGAGTGGACCGCAGGGGCCAAACCAGTCATGGCAGCCGCCAGGGGGTTCCTCGGACCCGACCGTGGCGGGCTCGCCATGGCAGCAGCAGCCGGGGGGGCAGGACGCGACCTGGCATGCCCAGTCGTACCCCGCCGCCGAGTATCCCGGATACCAGCAGCCGGCTGATCCCGCATACCCGCAGCAGTCGCCTGGGTATGGCTCAGACCTCGGTTCGCAGGCAACCCAGTACGGCGCCACCCCGCAGTACGGTCAACCGCAGCAGTACGGTCAGCCACAGCAGTACGGTCAGCCGCAGCAGTACGGTCAGCCACAGCAGTACGGACAGCCGGGACAGTACCCGCAGCAGCCTTACGCTCAGGCGCCGCAGGGCAAGAAGCGTTCCAAAGCCTTCCTTGGCGCCGTGATCGGCGGCATCGCGCTGCTTTTCGTGGTCGTCATCCTGGTGCTCGGTTTCGTCGTGCCCGGGTTCTTCGTCACCACCAAGCTCAACGTCAACAAGGCCAATACCGATGTGCAGTCGATTCTGACCGACGAGACCAACGGCTACGGCGCCAAGAACGTCAAGGACGTCAAGTGCAACGGCGGTTCGGACCCGGTCGTCAAGAAGGGCGGCACCTTCGACTGCACCGTGAGCATCGACGGCGCCAACAAGCACGTGACGGTGACCTTCCAGGACGACAAGGGCACGTACGAGGTCGGCAGGCCTCAGTAA
- a CDS encoding RNA helicase, producing the protein MTTSPEIGLPELARFAAELAFPLDDFQRRACAALEGGHGVLVCAPTGAGKTVVGEFAVHLALAGGGKCFYTTPLKALSNQKHTDLTVRYGKDKIGLLTGDLSVNADAPVVVMTTEVLRNMLYADSAALQGLSHVVMDEVHFLADRMRGPVWEEVILHLPEEVRLVSLSATVSNAEEFGGWIQTVRGDTTVVVDEHRPVPLWQHVLVGKRMFDLFDYRSDGAAKDKPHVNPELLRHIANRREADRMSDWQPRRRNPGRPARPRFYRPPARPDVIAALDSAGLLPAITFVFSRAGCDAAVQQCLRSPLKLTTEQERAQIAEVIEHRCGDLADADLAVLGYYEWREGLLRGIAAHHAGMLPAFRHTVEELFTAGLIRAVFATETLALGINMPARTVVLEKLVKFNGEQHVPLTPGEYTQLTGRAGRRGIDIEGHAVVLWHPDVEPSEVAGLASTRTFPLRSSFAPSYNMTINLVHQLGPEQAHRLLEQSFAQYQADRSVVGLVRGIDRGKTMLDEIAAELGGHEAPVLEYARLRAQISEVERSQARASRLHRRQAASDALAALKRGDIININHGRRGGLAVVLESARDRDDPRPLVLTEHRWAGRISSADYSGTTPPVGSMTLPKRVEHRQPRVRRDLASALRSAVEGLTIPAGRRPKDDSHYDPELTSLREQLRRHPSHNSPGLEEQVRQAERYLRIERDNAQLQRKVAAATNSLARTFDRIVGLLTEREFIQGPPTDPHVTDDGRLLARIYSESDLLVAECLRTGAWAGLKPAELAAVVSAVLYEARGGDGPGAPFGTDVPTPRLRQALGQTARLSAALRADEQTHRIGQTREPDDGFVQVIYRWARSGDLAATLAAADAYGSGSPLSAGDFVRWCRQVLDLLDQVRNAAPDPDVRSTAKRAINDIRRGVVAVDAG; encoded by the coding sequence GTGCGGGCAAGACGGTCGTCGGTGAATTCGCCGTGCACCTGGCGCTGGCGGGTGGCGGCAAATGTTTCTACACCACGCCGCTGAAGGCGTTGAGCAACCAGAAGCACACCGACCTGACGGTGCGGTACGGCAAGGACAAGATCGGGCTGCTGACCGGTGACCTGTCCGTCAACGCCGACGCGCCGGTGGTGGTCATGACCACCGAGGTGCTGCGCAACATGCTCTACGCGGATTCGGCTGCGTTGCAAGGTCTTTCTCACGTGGTGATGGATGAGGTGCATTTCCTGGCCGACCGGATGCGCGGTCCTGTGTGGGAGGAAGTCATCCTGCATCTGCCCGAAGAGGTGCGTCTGGTCAGCCTGTCGGCGACGGTGAGCAACGCCGAGGAGTTCGGCGGCTGGATACAGACGGTGCGCGGCGACACCACGGTGGTTGTCGACGAGCACCGACCGGTGCCGTTGTGGCAACACGTCCTGGTCGGCAAGCGGATGTTCGACCTGTTCGACTACCGCTCCGACGGTGCCGCCAAGGACAAGCCGCACGTCAACCCCGAACTCCTGCGCCACATCGCAAACCGCCGTGAGGCCGACCGAATGTCGGACTGGCAGCCGCGCCGGCGCAATCCCGGACGCCCCGCCCGGCCGCGCTTCTACCGGCCGCCGGCGCGTCCGGACGTCATCGCCGCCCTGGACTCGGCCGGGTTGCTGCCGGCCATCACCTTCGTGTTCTCCCGGGCCGGCTGCGACGCCGCGGTGCAGCAGTGCCTGCGCTCGCCGCTGAAGCTGACCACCGAGCAGGAACGCGCGCAGATCGCCGAGGTCATCGAGCACCGCTGCGGCGATCTAGCCGATGCCGACCTGGCCGTGCTCGGCTACTACGAGTGGCGCGAGGGATTGTTGCGCGGCATCGCCGCCCACCACGCCGGCATGCTGCCGGCTTTCCGGCATACCGTGGAGGAGCTCTTCACGGCCGGGTTGATCCGGGCGGTGTTCGCGACCGAAACGCTGGCGCTGGGCATCAACATGCCCGCCCGCACGGTCGTGCTGGAGAAGCTGGTCAAGTTCAATGGTGAGCAGCATGTGCCGCTGACCCCGGGGGAGTACACGCAGCTGACCGGGCGTGCCGGGCGCCGGGGAATCGACATCGAGGGCCACGCGGTCGTGCTGTGGCACCCGGACGTCGAGCCGTCGGAGGTCGCCGGCCTGGCATCGACCCGCACGTTCCCGCTGCGCAGCTCGTTCGCGCCGTCCTACAACATGACGATCAACCTGGTGCACCAGCTGGGTCCGGAACAGGCGCACCGGCTGCTCGAGCAGTCGTTCGCCCAGTATCAGGCGGACCGTTCCGTCGTCGGTCTGGTGCGCGGCATCGACCGCGGCAAAACGATGCTCGACGAGATCGCGGCCGAGTTGGGCGGGCATGAGGCTCCGGTCCTCGAATATGCCCGGTTGCGGGCACAGATCAGCGAGGTGGAACGGTCCCAGGCCCGCGCGTCCAGACTGCACCGACGGCAGGCTGCCAGTGATGCCCTGGCTGCCCTCAAGCGCGGTGACATCATCAACATCAACCACGGGCGGCGGGGTGGGCTGGCGGTGGTCCTGGAATCCGCACGCGACCGCGACGACCCGCGACCCCTGGTGCTGACCGAACATCGCTGGGCCGGCCGCATCTCCTCGGCCGACTATTCGGGTACAACGCCCCCGGTCGGGTCGATGACGCTGCCCAAGCGGGTCGAACACCGCCAGCCGCGGGTGCGCCGTGATCTGGCCTCCGCGCTGCGCTCAGCGGTGGAGGGCCTGACGATTCCGGCAGGCCGGCGTCCGAAGGACGATTCCCATTACGACCCGGAGCTGACGTCGTTGCGCGAGCAGCTGCGCCGGCACCCTTCCCACAATTCGCCCGGTCTGGAGGAGCAGGTCCGCCAGGCCGAACGCTACCTGCGCATCGAACGCGACAACGCGCAGCTGCAGCGAAAGGTGGCCGCTGCCACCAACTCCCTGGCTCGCACCTTCGACCGGATCGTCGGACTGCTAACCGAACGCGAGTTCATCCAGGGGCCGCCGACGGACCCGCACGTCACCGACGATGGCCGGTTGCTGGCCCGGATCTACAGCGAGAGCGACCTTTTGGTGGCAGAGTGCCTGCGCACCGGTGCGTGGGCGGGGCTGAAGCCCGCCGAGTTGGCCGCGGTGGTGTCGGCCGTGCTCTATGAGGCCCGCGGCGGTGACGGTCCGGGGGCGCCCTTCGGCACTGACGTCCCGACACCGCGGCTGCGGCAGGCGCTCGGGCAGACCGCGCGGTTGTCCGCGGCGTTACGTGCCGACGAGCAGACCCATCGGATCGGTCAGACCCGCGAACCCGACGACGGCTTCGTCCAGGTGATCTACCGCTGGGCGCGTAGCGGCGACCTGGCCGCGACGCTGGCGGCCGCCGATGCGTACGGGTCGGGATCTCCGCTGTCAGCCGGAGATTTCGTGCGCTGGTGCCGCCAGGTGCTCGACCTGCTGGACCAGGTGCGCAACGCCGCGCCCGACCCTGACGTGCGGTCGACGGCCAAGCGCGCTATCAATGACATTCGGCGCGGCGTCGTCGCAGTTGACGCCGGGTAG